The Streptomyces sp. NBC_00483 genome contains the following window.
GGGCTCGTCGGGCGTGTGGTGCCCGACGGCACCGCGCTGGACGTGGCGCTGGAGATCGCCGAACAGATCAACGCGTGCGGCCCGTTGGCCGTCGAGGCGGTCAAGGCGTCCGTCTACGAAACCGCCGAGATGACCGAAACGGACGGTCTCGCCTCGGAGTTGAAGCGCGGCTGGCCCATCTTCGACACCGCCGACGCGAAGGAAGGCGCCCGCGCGTTCGCGGAGAAGCGGCCCGCCGAGTTCCGGCGCGAGTGAGGCCCCTAGGGCCCTTCTGGCGGATCTTGCCGGAGTCGCGTGCCCTGGCACGCACATCTGCGGCGTTGTCGTCGGTTGCCAACGCTCCGCGTTGTCGCCCTCCTCCGCCTTGCAGCTGCACGCTTCCCCAAGCTCTCGGCTTCGCTCGAGCAGGGGAGGCCCCATTACCCCGCTCACCGGCACCGAACATTCACGGCCGCCCGCATCCAGCCTGATCCGTCAGAAGGACCCTAGCCGTGCCATTCCGTCCCGTACGCCCATACGTCAAGGAGGCCTCATGACATCCACCGCCCAACCGGAGGTGCTGCGCGCGCCGTTGGTCGTGGAGTTCCCGTTCACCCGCTCCCTCGGCCCCGTCCAGTCCGCCTTCCTCAGCGGTCTGCGCGACCGCACCGTCCTCGGCGTGCGGACCGGCGACGGGAAGGTACTGGTGCCGCCGGTCGAGTACGACCCCGTGACCGCGGAGGAGATCCGCGACCTCGTCGAGGTCGGCGCCACCGGCACCGTCACCACCTGGGCCTGGAACCCCGAGCCGCGGCGCGGCCAGCCCCTCGACACCCCCTTCGCCTGGGTCCTCGTCACGCTGGACGGCGCCGACACCGCCCTGCTGCACGCCCTCGACGCCCCGGGTCCCGACGCCGTGCACTCCGGCATGCGTGTGCGCGTCCGCTGGGCCGAGGAACGCGAGGGCGCCATCACGGACATCGCGTGCTTCGAGCCGTACGAGGGTGACGACGCGCCCTCCCAACCGGTGCCGCACAGCGGCGAGTTCGAGGACGCCGTCACCGGCATCGTCGCCCCCGCCCGCCTCGACTACACCTACAGCCCGGGCGGCGCCCAGACCCGCTACATCAACGCCCTGGCCGAGCGCCGCACCGTCGGTGAACGCTGCCCCTCCTGCCGCAAGGTCTACATCCCGCCGCGCGGCGCCTGCCCCACCTGCGGCGTCGCCACCGAGGAAGCGGTCGAGGTCGGGCCCGCGGGCACCGTCACCACGTACTGCATCGTGAACATCAAGGCGAAGAACCTCGACATCGAAGTCCCGTACGTCTACGCCCACATCGCCCTCGACGGCGCCGACCTCGCCCTGCACGGCCGCATCGGGGGCATCCCGTACGACCAGGTGCGCATGGGCCTGCGCGTCGAGCCCGTGTGGACGGAGGGCGGGCGCTACCCGGACCACTACCGGCCCACCGGTGAACCCGACGCCGATTACGAGACGTACAAGGAGATGATCTGATGCGGCCGCCGATCCGGGACATCGCCGTCGTCGCCTTCGGGCAGACCGACCACACACGTACCTCCGACGAACAGTCGGAAGTCGAGATGCTGATGCCCGTCCTGCACCAGGTCCTCGACGCCACGGGCCTGAAGACCAGCGACATCGGGTTCACCTGCTCGGGATCGAGCGACTACCTCGCCGGGCGCGCCTTCTCGTTCACCATGGCGCTCGACGGCGTCGGCGCCTGGCCGCCGATCTCCGAGTCCCACGTCGAGATGGACGGCGCGTGGGCCCTGTACGAGGCGTGGACCAAGCTGCTGACCGGCGAGGCCGACACCGCGCTCGTCTACGCGTACGGGAAGTCCTCACCGGGCTCCGTACGTGACGTCCTGACGCGTCAGCTCGACCCGTACTACGTCGCCCCGCTGTGGCCCGACTCCGTCGCGCTCGCCGCCCTTCAGGCGCAGGCGCTGATCGACGGAGGACACACCGACGAGCCCGCGCTCGCCGGGGTCGCCGCCCGCAGCCGGGAGTCCGCCACGGGCAATCCGCACGCCCAACTGCGAGGGAGCGTGCCGCACGGCGATTACGTCGTAAATCCGCTGCGGACCGGGGACTGCCCGCCGATCGGGGACGGCGCCGCGGCCGTGATCCTCGCCGCGGGCGACCGCGCCAGGGAACTGTGCGAGCGCCCCGCCTGGATCCGCGGCATCGACCACCGCATCGAGGCACACAGCCTCGGGGTGCGCGACCTCACCGACTCGCCCTCCACGCGGCTCGCCGCCGAGAACGCCGGGGCCTTCGAACGGCCCGTGGACACCGCCGAGTTGCACGCCCCGTTCACCTCACAGGAAGTCGTCCTGCGCCGCGCCCTGAGCCTCGGCGACGACGTCGACATCAACCCGTCCGGCGGCCCGCTCGCCGCCAACCCGGTGATGGCCGCCGGGCTCATCCGCATCGGCGAGGCCGCCGCCCGCATCCACGGCGGGAACTCCCGGCGCGCCCTCGCCCACGCCACCTCCGGGCCCTGCCTCCAGCAGAACCTGGTCGCCGTACTCGAAGGGGAGGACCAGCGATGAGCAAGGCCGTGTCCAAGGAGCCGGTAGCGGTCGTCGGGATCGGGCAGACCAAGCACGTCGCCGCCCGCCGGGACGTGTCGATCGCCGGACTCGTCCGCGAAGCCGCCCAACGAGCCCTGGAAGACGCCGAGTTGACCTGGTCCGACATCGACGCCGTCGTCATCGGCAAGGCGCCCGACTTCTTCGAGGGCGTCATGATGCCGGAGCTGTACCTCGCGGACGCGCTCGGTGCCGTCGGCAAGCCGATGCTCCGCGTGCACACAGCGGGATCCGTGGGCGGGTCCACCGCGCTCGTCGCCGCGAACCTCGTCGCGGCCCGCGTCCACGGCACCGTACTCACCCTCGCCTTCGAAAAGCAGTCGGAATCCAACGCGATGTGGGGGCTCTCGCTGCCCATCCCGTTCCAGCAGCCGCTGCTCGCGGGAGCCGGCGGCTTCTTCGCTCCGCACGTGCGCGCCTACATGCGACGCACCGGGGCTCCCGACACCGTGGGCTCCGTCGTCGCCTACAAGGACCGCCGCAACGCGCTGAAGAACCCGTACGCCCACCTCCACGAGCACGACATCACCCTGGAGAAGGTCCAGGCCTCGCCGATGCTCTGGGACCCCATCCGCTACTCCGAGACCTGCCCCTCGTCCGACGGCGCCTGCGCGATGGTCCTCACCGACCGCGCGGGGGCGGCCCGCTCGTCGAAGCCGCCCGCCTGGATGCACGGCGGCGCCATGCGCAGCGAGCCGACCCTCCACGCGGGCAAGGACTTCGTCTCCCCGCAGGCCGGCAAGGACTGCGCCGCCGACGTGTACCGACAGGCCGGGATCGTCGACCCGCGCCGCGAGATCGACGCCGTCGAGATGTACGTGCCGTTCTCCTGGTACGAGCCGATGTGGCTGGAGAACCTCGGGTTCGCGGACGAGGGCGAGGGCTGGAAACTCACCGAAGCCGGTGTCACAGAGCTCGACGGGGACCTCCCCGTCAACATGTCGGGCGGCGTCCTGTCGACCAACCCCATCGGCGCCTCCGGGATGATCCGCTTCGCCGAAGCGGCGCTCCAGGTACGCGGACAGGCCGGAGAACACCAGGTCGACGGCGCGCGGAAGGTCCTCGGGCACGCCTACGGAGGCGGCTCCCAGTTCTTCTCCATGTGGCTCGTCGGCGCCGAACCACCCACCCGATGAACGCGCGTTGACCAACACCGCCCTTCGCGGCCTGTGCGCGGCACGGACCGATCGCTAGGCTGGCGCACGGACGACGAACCGGGAGGAGCACGGACGTGGCCGAAAGCACCATCGACCAGCACCCGCTCATGGGGTGGGAGAAGCCGGACCTGGACCTCAGCAAAGCGGATTGGCGGTCCAGCAGTGGGGGGCAGGGCGATGTCCAGATCGCCTTTGTCGAGGGCTTCATCGCGATGCGCAACGGCGGACACCCACAGAGCCCGTCCCTGATCTTCACGCCGGCCGAGTGGGGGGCGTTCGTGAGTGGTGCCCGAGAGGGCGAGTTCGACCTCACGTAGTCGCTTTCGCGGCTCTTTGCTCACGCGGTTCCGACACGGGACCAACGGCCCTGTCCTGTGGCCCCGGCATTTGCGAGCCTGGCCACAGGAACAGCCGGTCAATGAGGGCGCGGCGACGCGCCCGGTGTCGGAGGCGAAGAGATCATGGCAACACCGCACCACCTGCCCGTCCTCGCCGCGGTGGACGGTTCCGACGACAGCCGCCGCGCCCTGGAATGGGCGCTCGCCGAGGCGGTCCGACGCGGCGCCGAGCTGCGCGTCGTACATGTGCAGCAGTACGCGCCGTTCCTCCAGGCCGAGGTGCTCGTGGCGGACTTCGACGAGGAGCCCGAGAACGACACGGTGCTCGCGGAGCTGCGCAAGGACCTGGAGGGGCGCGAGGGGCTGCCGCCGCTCGAGTTCATCAGCCGGATCGGTCTGCCGGCCGTGGTGCTGTCCGAGATGAGCGCCGAGGCCCAGCTCCTTGTCGTCGGCTCGCGCGGGCGCGGCGGCTTCGCGGGCCTCGTGCTC
Protein-coding sequences here:
- a CDS encoding thiolase domain-containing protein; amino-acid sequence: MRPPIRDIAVVAFGQTDHTRTSDEQSEVEMLMPVLHQVLDATGLKTSDIGFTCSGSSDYLAGRAFSFTMALDGVGAWPPISESHVEMDGAWALYEAWTKLLTGEADTALVYAYGKSSPGSVRDVLTRQLDPYYVAPLWPDSVALAALQAQALIDGGHTDEPALAGVAARSRESATGNPHAQLRGSVPHGDYVVNPLRTGDCPPIGDGAAAVILAAGDRARELCERPAWIRGIDHRIEAHSLGVRDLTDSPSTRLAAENAGAFERPVDTAELHAPFTSQEVVLRRALSLGDDVDINPSGGPLAANPVMAAGLIRIGEAAARIHGGNSRRALAHATSGPCLQQNLVAVLEGEDQR
- a CDS encoding DUF397 domain-containing protein yields the protein MAESTIDQHPLMGWEKPDLDLSKADWRSSSGGQGDVQIAFVEGFIAMRNGGHPQSPSLIFTPAEWGAFVSGAREGEFDLT
- a CDS encoding Zn-ribbon domain-containing OB-fold protein, encoding MTSTAQPEVLRAPLVVEFPFTRSLGPVQSAFLSGLRDRTVLGVRTGDGKVLVPPVEYDPVTAEEIRDLVEVGATGTVTTWAWNPEPRRGQPLDTPFAWVLVTLDGADTALLHALDAPGPDAVHSGMRVRVRWAEEREGAITDIACFEPYEGDDAPSQPVPHSGEFEDAVTGIVAPARLDYTYSPGGAQTRYINALAERRTVGERCPSCRKVYIPPRGACPTCGVATEEAVEVGPAGTVTTYCIVNIKAKNLDIEVPYVYAHIALDGADLALHGRIGGIPYDQVRMGLRVEPVWTEGGRYPDHYRPTGEPDADYETYKEMI
- a CDS encoding thiolase domain-containing protein, whose protein sequence is MSKEPVAVVGIGQTKHVAARRDVSIAGLVREAAQRALEDAELTWSDIDAVVIGKAPDFFEGVMMPELYLADALGAVGKPMLRVHTAGSVGGSTALVAANLVAARVHGTVLTLAFEKQSESNAMWGLSLPIPFQQPLLAGAGGFFAPHVRAYMRRTGAPDTVGSVVAYKDRRNALKNPYAHLHEHDITLEKVQASPMLWDPIRYSETCPSSDGACAMVLTDRAGAARSSKPPAWMHGGAMRSEPTLHAGKDFVSPQAGKDCAADVYRQAGIVDPRREIDAVEMYVPFSWYEPMWLENLGFADEGEGWKLTEAGVTELDGDLPVNMSGGVLSTNPIGASGMIRFAEAALQVRGQAGEHQVDGARKVLGHAYGGGSQFFSMWLVGAEPPTR